The DNA window TAATTCTCACTGAAGTCAACGACAACCTAATCGAAGTGCCCTTTACAATAACATCCAAATACACATAGACTATCGAAGACCAATAAAACACAAATGTCACGTTATCGAACGGCGTTGCTCTGCGTCTGCGGGCTGACTTTATGCCCTCGCCATGCCAATAACCATCGCTAAAAATGGGGAAAAGATGGATTTTTCAATGAGTTGGATGAATAGCGTTTCGCTGGCTTTGGCGATGTTAGTCATGGCGAGTTTGCCAAGTATCAGCGTGTTTACGGTGATACTGCGCGCCAGCCAATTTGGTTTTTGGCAAGGCGTGTTCACCGCACTGGGCATTGTTGTGGCGGATATATTATTTATTGTGCTGGCGCTGTTTGGGCTGGTGTGGCTGGTAGAAAATGTGGCGTGGTTGTTTCAGTTTGTGGCGTATCTGGGTGGCGGTTATTTGCTGTGGCTGGCGCTACGCCTTTGGCAATCCAAACCCTTATCAACGCAACTTCAAAACGCCAACCCTTCCTCTTTGGCGAGTTTTAGCTTAGGTTTGAGTCTGACTTTTGCCGATCAAAAAGCGATTTTGTTTTATTTAGGTTTCTTTCCGGCGTTTTTGAACTTAAACCACATCACCCATTGGGATGCAGGCCTGGTGGTGATGTTGGCGATTTTGGCGGTGGGTTTGCCTAAAATCATCTATGCCTATTTAGCCGCGCGCGGATTCAAGTTATTGGCGAGAGATAAACAAACGCTCATGTATAAAATCACCGCCCTACTGCTGGCGTTGATTGGCGCGTTCCTTATTATTAAAACCACCGCC is part of the Thiomicrospira microaerophila genome and encodes:
- a CDS encoding LysE family translocator, with product MDFSMSWMNSVSLALAMLVMASLPSISVFTVILRASQFGFWQGVFTALGIVVADILFIVLALFGLVWLVENVAWLFQFVAYLGGGYLLWLALRLWQSKPLSTQLQNANPSSLASFSLGLSLTFADQKAILFYLGFFPAFLNLNHITHWDAGLVVMLAILAVGLPKIIYAYLAARGFKLLARDKQTLMYKITALLLALIGAFLIIKTTALFFD